A region from the Beduinella massiliensis genome encodes:
- a CDS encoding SDR family oxidoreductase, translating into MINPMTLSDKHILITGASSGIGRSTCILASQLGARVTLIGRNEERLRESSEQMQPGNHRYWIQDLSKIEEIRTLVKAIAKEQGAIDGLVHCAGIGKNRPIKMTKPEFIEENARIHYFAFAELLRCVSERGCYNEGASMLGISSIASIRGDRAQGAYAAAKGAMNALIHPYAKELAVKRIRLNTIAFGMVETEMYQEFKQSGGNDEELMRNQYLGAIPVENAAEVICFMLSDASRYMTGTNLIYDAGALS; encoded by the coding sequence ATGATAAACCCCATGACACTGAGCGATAAACATATACTGATCACAGGAGCATCCTCCGGCATTGGAAGGAGCACGTGTATATTGGCTTCGCAATTGGGTGCGCGCGTTACATTGATTGGACGCAATGAGGAAAGGCTTCGCGAGAGTTCGGAACAGATGCAGCCAGGTAATCACCGGTACTGGATTCAGGATCTCAGCAAGATTGAGGAAATCCGGACATTGGTGAAAGCCATTGCCAAGGAACAGGGCGCTATTGACGGGTTGGTGCATTGTGCAGGGATTGGAAAGAACCGTCCAATCAAGATGACAAAGCCGGAATTTATAGAAGAGAATGCAAGGATTCACTATTTCGCCTTTGCAGAGCTGCTGCGATGTGTATCCGAACGCGGCTGCTACAATGAGGGAGCCAGCATGCTGGGGATTTCGTCGATTGCATCGATTCGTGGTGATAGGGCGCAGGGAGCTTATGCTGCGGCAAAAGGTGCGATGAATGCATTGATTCATCCCTATGCAAAGGAACTGGCTGTTAAGCGCATTCGACTCAATACCATTGCATTTGGTATGGTGGAGACGGAGATGTATCAGGAGTTTAAACAATCGGGTGGAAATGATGAAGAATTGATGCGTAATCAATATCTTGGAGCGATTCCTGTGGAGAATGCTGCAGAGGTGATTTGCTTCATGCTGAGTGATGCATCCAGATACATGACGGGTACAAATCTAATCTATGATGCGGGGGCACTGTCTTAA
- a CDS encoding 3-oxoacyl-[acyl-carrier-protein] synthase III C-terminal domain-containing protein, with protein MITSKFSNIKIAGIAAELPNKCVNAHDYDELFGAETVSKNIETTGVRQSYHALPEQTSSDLAFVAAKRLMEEMDIDPSTIGVLIFTAAYLDYQVPPTACVLHKRLGLSTDCIAFDTNLACSGYVYGIQTMCSVLQSSDATRGLLLNGDITSKVISPLDKSRMLFGDGGTATLFEKCEEAPQITVGMKTDGSRFKSIIVPAGGYRNPEASHERVEWADGNVRSDYDLFMNGMDVFGFTMTDVPRLALEFLRNQKQSAETYDAFIFHQPNLFILKHLLKKLKAPAEKMPISLDRYGNTSVCAIPVTLCDHFGGKGQGEKRVFLYGFGVGLSWACADVTIDTDHIYTIEHTDDYFTEGTVSHG; from the coding sequence ATGATTACTTCTAAGTTTTCTAACATTAAAATCGCAGGCATAGCTGCAGAGCTTCCAAACAAATGTGTCAATGCACATGACTATGATGAACTATTTGGCGCTGAAACGGTATCCAAGAACATTGAAACAACGGGCGTACGGCAGTCTTATCACGCGCTGCCCGAGCAGACTTCCTCCGATTTGGCTTTTGTTGCGGCGAAGCGGCTTATGGAAGAGATGGACATTGATCCGAGCACGATCGGCGTATTGATTTTTACGGCTGCTTATTTGGATTATCAGGTGCCGCCGACAGCCTGCGTTTTGCATAAGCGCCTGGGATTGTCCACGGACTGTATTGCGTTTGACACAAATCTGGCGTGTTCTGGATATGTCTATGGGATTCAGACGATGTGTTCTGTTTTGCAGTCCAGCGATGCAACACGCGGACTATTGCTGAACGGTGACATTACGAGTAAGGTGATTTCTCCGCTGGACAAGTCAAGAATGCTGTTTGGAGACGGTGGCACAGCGACGCTGTTTGAAAAATGTGAGGAGGCGCCGCAGATTACCGTGGGAATGAAGACCGATGGAAGCCGGTTTAAATCAATCATTGTGCCAGCTGGCGGTTATCGTAATCCGGAAGCTTCTCATGAACGTGTGGAGTGGGCGGATGGAAACGTGCGTTCGGACTACGATCTGTTTATGAACGGCATGGATGTCTTTGGATTTACCATGACAGATGTACCAAGGCTGGCGCTGGAATTTTTGCGCAATCAGAAGCAGAGTGCTGAAACATACGATGCGTTTATATTCCATCAGCCGAATCTGTTTATTCTGAAGCATCTGCTGAAAAAATTGAAGGCTCCGGCAGAAAAAATGCCTATTTCGTTGGATCGCTACGGAAACACGAGCGTATGTGCTATACCTGTAACGCTGTGTGATCACTTTGGCGGCAAAGGCCAAGGGGAGAAGCGAGTGTTCCTCTATGGATTTGGCGTCGGACTTTCGTGGGCGTGTGCTGATGTGACGATTGATACGGATCATATCTATACGATAGAGCATACTGACGATTATTTCACAGAAGGAACGGTGAGTCACGGTTGA
- the fabD gene encoding ACP S-malonyltransferase, translated as MKTAFIFSGQGAQYPGMFKDLYERDACVREVFQCADDVLGRSITRLCFEGSQEELNLTHNTQPCVLATDLAAGAILKKHGIMPDCVAGFSLGEYAALVSAGVLNMSQAFEIVQQRADAMQAAVPIGKGAMVAVIGTEPANVEALCASITEYYVAPANYNSPLQTVIAGTAEGIDAAMRAAEEKGMRAMRLAVSVPSHCKLMESVAEILKNVLKNYKLSAPVLPIYMNAIGREVSEGIAELLVEQVVRPVRWTDTICGMRTAGVNTLIECGPGRTLTGLAKKTVSDVMLCRAENVQTLNKTLEMLV; from the coding sequence TTGAAAACAGCGTTTATATTTTCGGGACAGGGCGCACAGTATCCAGGCATGTTTAAAGACCTGTATGAACGTGATGCCTGCGTTCGCGAAGTATTCCAATGTGCTGACGACGTGTTGGGAAGATCCATTACCCGGCTTTGCTTTGAAGGAAGCCAGGAAGAGCTTAATCTTACGCACAATACGCAACCGTGTGTGTTGGCGACAGATCTGGCAGCAGGGGCTATTTTAAAGAAACACGGAATTATGCCGGATTGTGTGGCAGGATTCTCCTTGGGTGAATATGCGGCACTTGTTTCTGCTGGGGTATTGAATATGTCTCAGGCGTTTGAGATTGTGCAACAGCGTGCCGATGCGATGCAGGCGGCGGTTCCGATTGGAAAAGGCGCGATGGTAGCGGTAATCGGTACAGAGCCTGCAAACGTGGAAGCGCTCTGTGCATCAATCACAGAATACTATGTAGCTCCAGCAAACTACAATTCGCCTCTGCAAACGGTTATCGCTGGCACGGCTGAAGGCATTGACGCTGCAATGCGTGCGGCTGAAGAGAAAGGGATGCGAGCGATGCGTTTGGCAGTTAGCGTTCCTTCGCATTGCAAGCTGATGGAATCGGTAGCAGAGATTCTGAAGAACGTGCTGAAGAATTATAAGCTGTCTGCTCCGGTGCTACCTATCTATATGAATGCCATTGGCAGAGAAGTTTCGGAGGGAATTGCAGAGCTGCTGGTGGAACAGGTTGTACGCCCGGTTCGTTGGACGGATACAATTTGTGGAATGAGGACGGCAGGCGTGAATACACTGATTGAATGCGGCCCAGGCAGAACGCTGACAGGGCTTGCCAAAAAGACGGTCAGCGATGTTATGCTTTGCCGAGCAGAAAATGTGCAGACGCTCAATAAAACTTTGGAAATGCTTGTATGA
- a CDS encoding MBL fold metallo-hydrolase, with translation MKISRVVSDKLQSNMYLIKENGHAVVIDPCSDTSAGEGLKIDRILITHEHYDHISGVNAWKEAYHAPLLCSRTCAEIIRDSRKNMARYFDALCEIQSWIALDHIPLSDPAYKAEADEIFEQYYSFEWQGHIFKLYELPGHSKGGMGIFLDDTIYFSGDNLIPGMEVELRFPGGNRAEWASITKPFLDALPSSITVYPGHHHHFIMEEKKNDRTRKTGSSGRNSGG, from the coding sequence ATGAAGATTTCGCGAGTTGTATCCGATAAACTGCAATCTAACATGTATTTGATCAAAGAGAATGGTCATGCTGTGGTGATTGATCCTTGTTCGGATACAAGTGCCGGGGAAGGGCTGAAGATCGATCGGATTTTGATCACCCACGAACACTATGATCACATCTCTGGTGTCAATGCGTGGAAAGAAGCGTATCATGCCCCGCTTCTGTGCAGTAGAACCTGTGCAGAAATCATTCGAGATTCCAGAAAAAACATGGCTCGATATTTCGACGCGCTCTGCGAGATTCAAAGCTGGATAGCGCTGGATCACATTCCGCTTTCCGATCCTGCATACAAGGCAGAGGCAGATGAAATCTTTGAACAATATTATAGCTTTGAATGGCAGGGTCACATATTTAAACTATATGAATTGCCGGGGCATTCAAAGGGCGGGATGGGTATTTTTCTGGACGATACAATTTATTTTTCCGGGGACAACCTCATTCCCGGCATGGAGGTTGAGCTTAGATTCCCCGGGGGCAATAGGGCTGAGTGGGCGAGTATCACGAAACCTTTTTTAGATGCTTTGCCTTCTAGTATAACGGTATATCCTGGACACCATCATCACTTTATTATGGAGGAAAAGAAAAATGACAGAACAAGAAAAACTGGCTCTTCTGGAAGAAACTCTGGAGGTTGA
- a CDS encoding phosphopantetheine-binding protein, with protein MTEQEKLALLEETLEVEEGTLTAETVLADVEEYDSLTKLSLIVMMDDEFGVVLNSEKIKTFVTVGDILALMNA; from the coding sequence ATGACAGAACAAGAAAAACTGGCTCTTCTGGAAGAAACTCTGGAGGTTGAAGAAGGAACGCTGACGGCTGAAACCGTCCTTGCGGATGTGGAAGAGTATGATTCGCTGACAAAGCTGTCGTTGATTGTCATGATGGACGACGAATTTGGTGTTGTACTCAACAGCGAAAAGATTAAGACGTTTGTAACTGTCGGCGATATTCTCGCCCTGATGAATGCGTAA
- a CDS encoding acyl carrier protein, whose product MNNKQKYDQVFKTAFNVSDEQLPALVYQGIEAWDSVGHMGLIAELEEAFDMMFDTDDIIDFSSYEKGKELLKKYNVET is encoded by the coding sequence ATGAATAACAAGCAGAAGTATGATCAGGTTTTCAAGACGGCGTTTAACGTAAGCGACGAGCAGCTTCCTGCTCTGGTTTATCAGGGTATTGAAGCGTGGGATTCCGTTGGGCATATGGGTTTGATCGCCGAACTGGAAGAAGCGTTTGATATGATGTTTGATACGGATGATATCATTGATTTTTCTTCCTATGAGAAAGGAAAAGAGCTTCTTAAAAAGTACAACGTAGAGACCTGA
- a CDS encoding AMP-binding protein yields the protein MFFWDELAQKGEAVAVHTENSVLTYNALDQMANEIVEEIPERSFVFLVCKNCVASVAGYIGFLKKRGVPVLLNAAIDNGLFNALKERYQPQYIWCPDDFMQDDGIFAIEGYKLIATGAEAPKMDDNLAVMLTTSGSTGSPKFVRQTYLNIQSNTESIVEYLAIRSDDRAITTLPMSYTYGLSIVQSHLMAGASLILTEKSFFDRGFWSFFREKQATTFGAVPYTYQMLDRLRFLQMDLPSLRYITQAGGRLGAQLHEKYAVGMRAKGKALIVMYGATEATARMSYVPAQNSVEKAGSIGIAIPGGRFELIDVDGSVITEKEKVGELVYYGDNVTMGYAESREDLAKGDERHGRLETGDMGKCDKDGYYYVVGRKKRFLKIFGNRVNLTEIEELLSKVGFETACVGEDDKLRIYTTSEQTEEIVGYISSKTGLNKAAFTAIHIEEIPHNDSGKVLYSELK from the coding sequence ATGTTTTTTTGGGATGAGCTGGCACAAAAGGGCGAAGCCGTTGCAGTGCATACGGAAAATAGTGTGCTGACCTACAATGCGTTAGATCAGATGGCTAATGAAATTGTGGAAGAAATTCCTGAACGTTCATTTGTATTCTTAGTTTGTAAGAATTGCGTTGCTTCTGTTGCTGGTTATATTGGTTTCCTAAAAAAGCGAGGCGTACCAGTGTTGCTGAATGCGGCGATTGATAACGGTCTATTTAACGCCCTGAAGGAGCGTTATCAACCGCAGTATATTTGGTGCCCGGATGATTTTATGCAGGACGACGGGATTTTTGCGATAGAGGGTTACAAGCTTATTGCCACGGGTGCTGAAGCGCCGAAGATGGACGATAATCTTGCTGTAATGCTGACGACTTCTGGAAGCACAGGCAGCCCGAAGTTTGTACGTCAAACCTATCTGAATATTCAGTCCAATACTGAGTCGATTGTGGAGTATCTTGCGATTCGCAGCGATGATCGTGCGATTACTACGTTGCCCATGAGTTATACATATGGGCTTTCTATCGTGCAGTCTCATCTGATGGCAGGGGCCAGCCTGATTCTTACAGAAAAGTCATTCTTTGATCGTGGATTTTGGTCGTTCTTCCGGGAGAAGCAGGCAACAACATTTGGTGCCGTACCATATACTTATCAGATGCTGGACAGGCTTCGTTTTCTTCAAATGGACTTGCCATCCTTGCGGTATATTACGCAGGCGGGTGGCCGATTGGGTGCCCAACTACACGAGAAATATGCAGTTGGGATGAGGGCGAAGGGGAAAGCGCTGATCGTGATGTATGGCGCGACAGAAGCTACTGCGCGCATGAGCTATGTGCCTGCGCAAAACTCGGTAGAGAAGGCAGGAAGCATTGGAATTGCCATTCCGGGGGGCCGATTCGAACTGATTGACGTTGATGGAAGCGTAATTACTGAGAAGGAAAAAGTGGGCGAACTGGTATACTATGGCGATAACGTAACAATGGGTTATGCTGAATCACGAGAGGATTTGGCGAAGGGCGATGAGCGTCATGGCCGATTGGAAACCGGAGATATGGGAAAATGCGATAAAGATGGATATTACTATGTTGTTGGACGAAAAAAGAGGTTTTTGAAAATATTTGGCAATCGCGTGAATCTTACGGAGATCGAAGAGCTGCTAAGCAAGGTGGGATTTGAAACTGCATGTGTGGGCGAAGACGACAAGCTAAGAATCTATACGACCAGCGAACAGACTGAGGAAATCGTTGGATATATCAGTTCAAAAACCGGCCTGAATAAAGCGGCATTTACAGCAATCCATATTGAAGAGATTCCTCATAATGATTCGGGAAAGGTTTTGTATTCGGAATTGAAATGA
- a CDS encoding GNAT family N-acetyltransferase — protein MMRLFESKTDKVCDWDLSGYTNARIIMPASADTEVEMYRRGFMLADRTMGVSINLMRSKIDFDQLVRMEISELTGEYADVLRIAQASFVDDRRFHIKLRPDLQEASGILAQWIDEKDTTLICKYKGAVIGFLTLRKISDKAAFVHLAAVEARYRITGAAVSLYAKAVSMCKASGYQQLNGRISTKNTAVMNLYASLGASFSEPEDIFLIEVE, from the coding sequence ATGATGCGACTATTTGAATCTAAAACGGACAAGGTTTGTGACTGGGATTTGTCCGGCTATACAAATGCAAGGATCATTATGCCTGCCTCTGCAGATACTGAGGTGGAGATGTATCGACGCGGTTTTATGCTTGCAGATCGTACAATGGGTGTATCCATCAATCTGATGCGTTCAAAGATTGATTTTGATCAGCTCGTGCGTATGGAGATTTCTGAATTGACGGGTGAGTATGCGGATGTCTTGCGTATAGCGCAGGCAAGCTTTGTGGATGACAGACGATTTCATATTAAGCTGCGGCCAGATCTGCAGGAAGCTTCGGGTATTCTGGCTCAGTGGATCGATGAGAAGGACACAACGCTGATCTGCAAATACAAAGGAGCCGTTATAGGCTTTTTGACGCTCAGAAAGATTTCGGACAAAGCAGCGTTTGTTCATTTGGCAGCTGTTGAAGCACGCTATCGTATTACAGGCGCGGCAGTGTCTCTGTATGCAAAAGCAGTCTCTATGTGTAAGGCGTCCGGTTATCAGCAGCTCAACGGCCGAATCAGCACCAAGAATACTGCGGTGATGAATTTGTATGCTTCGCTTGGTGCATCTTTTTCAGAGCCCGAGGATATTTTCCTGATAGAGGTAGAGTAA
- a CDS encoding acyl-protein synthetase yields MVLDTLYELPPYSLKSDEKEKRLFEGLIELTEYHREHCQSYARILDTIGVDLSKCHHVEDIPYIPVRLFKLYDMLSVNREDVAKTLTSSGTSGQQVSRIFLDKENVRRQTKVLAEIITSYIGKQRLPLLLLDTEMVKKDRSMFSARGAGIIGFTTFGRNVTYALNENMEIDIEKIRAYVEKHKGETILMFGYTYMIWQYVVRALEEAGVSLPIEKGILFHIGGWKKLKDQAVDTETFNNRLHAVLGGNVSIYNYYGMAEQLGSVFVECEHGHMHCSNYSDVVIRRPADFSVAGMRERGLMELVSLLPISYPGHAILTEDEGEILGEDDCPCGRMGKYFKIHGRIKGAELRGCSDTYEKR; encoded by the coding sequence ATGGTATTGGATACATTATATGAACTCCCCCCGTATAGTTTGAAATCGGACGAAAAGGAAAAGAGATTATTCGAGGGACTCATTGAACTGACGGAGTACCACCGGGAACATTGCCAATCCTATGCGAGAATACTGGATACGATAGGCGTTGATTTGTCTAAATGCCATCATGTTGAGGATATTCCCTATATTCCTGTACGGTTGTTCAAGCTCTATGATATGCTGAGCGTAAACCGGGAGGATGTTGCGAAAACCCTGACTTCGTCTGGCACGTCGGGCCAACAGGTTTCCAGGATATTTCTTGACAAAGAGAACGTGCGCCGCCAGACGAAGGTCCTCGCGGAAATCATCACATCCTACATTGGCAAGCAAAGACTGCCCCTTCTTCTTCTGGATACGGAAATGGTGAAAAAGGATCGGAGCATGTTTTCTGCGCGCGGCGCCGGAATCATCGGCTTTACGACTTTCGGCAGGAATGTGACATATGCGCTCAATGAGAACATGGAAATCGATATTGAAAAGATTCGTGCGTATGTTGAGAAGCATAAGGGAGAAACCATTCTGATGTTTGGATACACATATATGATTTGGCAATATGTGGTCAGGGCGTTGGAGGAAGCAGGTGTTTCGCTGCCGATTGAAAAGGGTATCCTTTTCCATATTGGCGGCTGGAAGAAGCTGAAGGATCAGGCGGTAGATACCGAGACATTTAACAACCGGCTCCATGCTGTATTGGGGGGAAATGTGTCGATTTATAACTACTACGGCATGGCTGAGCAGCTTGGATCTGTGTTTGTTGAATGTGAGCATGGTCATATGCACTGTTCAAACTATTCAGATGTCGTGATCAGGCGTCCGGCGGATTTTTCTGTGGCAGGCATGAGAGAAAGAGGCTTGATGGAATTGGTTTCCCTGCTGCCGATCAGTTATCCGGGACATGCCATTCTGACAGAGGATGAAGGAGAAATCTTGGGCGAAGACGATTGTCCATGCGGCAGAATGGGCAAGTATTTCAAAATACATGGGCGTATCAAGGGTGCGGAATTGAGAGGATGCAGTGACACTTATGAAAAGCGTTGA
- a CDS encoding acyl-CoA reductase: protein MKSVEYIVGTAQVDRTPLSPYSKEAIEFTSDLSRTLLAIPECRQYPDIIALAFWCRRANILGLKERCVEAAQRLGRGLCFHIAPGNIPINFAFSYLFGVLSGCANIVRLPSRVFPQTQVVCQGVSDTLSRHDGIAKRTAFVRYPADDEISTAFCEQADVRLIWGGDRTIASVKHYSSKPRCIDIAFADRYSFGLFNGEAVLKADDKTVRSLAENFYNDTYLMDQNACSSPQMIFWMNDSQQARERFWNAVYETAQRKYVLQPAVSVEKYTKMCEDAVHSESVMRCEKKDNLLYLMQVETLPQDVTCLRGKGGYFYEHGLDGLEELVPYITEKYQTITYFGFDGEALRDFVVTNHLRGIDRIVQVGKAMDIGMFWDGYDLARVLSRVVRLE from the coding sequence ATGAAAAGCGTTGAGTATATCGTGGGCACAGCACAGGTTGATCGAACCCCGCTCTCCCCTTACAGCAAAGAGGCGATTGAGTTCACTTCCGATTTGTCTCGTACATTGTTGGCGATACCGGAATGCAGGCAATATCCTGATATTATTGCATTGGCTTTTTGGTGTCGGCGAGCCAATATTCTAGGCTTAAAGGAGCGCTGCGTCGAGGCTGCTCAACGATTGGGGCGAGGACTGTGCTTTCACATTGCGCCCGGCAATATCCCAATTAATTTTGCGTTCAGCTATTTGTTTGGCGTGTTGTCGGGCTGTGCAAATATTGTGCGTCTGCCCAGCCGGGTATTTCCCCAGACACAGGTGGTTTGCCAGGGTGTTTCTGATACGCTGAGCCGACATGATGGGATCGCCAAAAGGACGGCCTTTGTTCGCTATCCGGCAGACGATGAGATTTCCACAGCCTTTTGTGAGCAGGCTGACGTTCGTTTGATTTGGGGCGGAGATCGGACGATTGCTTCGGTAAAACACTATTCCAGCAAGCCGCGGTGTATTGATATCGCATTTGCAGACCGCTACTCCTTTGGCCTTTTTAATGGTGAAGCTGTACTGAAGGCGGATGACAAGACAGTACGCTCGCTGGCAGAGAATTTTTACAATGATACGTATTTGATGGATCAAAACGCCTGCTCCAGTCCGCAGATGATTTTCTGGATGAACGACAGCCAGCAGGCTCGTGAAAGATTCTGGAACGCTGTATATGAAACCGCGCAGCGCAAATACGTGCTTCAGCCCGCTGTCAGCGTAGAAAAATATACAAAGATGTGTGAAGATGCAGTGCATTCCGAAAGTGTCATGAGATGCGAAAAGAAGGATAATCTCCTGTATCTAATGCAGGTAGAAACTCTGCCGCAGGACGTAACGTGTCTTCGCGGAAAAGGTGGATACTTCTATGAGCACGGTTTGGACGGATTGGAAGAACTGGTTCCGTATATCACTGAAAAGTATCAGACAATTACGTACTTTGGGTTTGATGGAGAAGCATTGCGCGATTTTGTAGTGACGAATCATCTCCGCGGAATTGACCGAATTGTCCAGGTTGGAAAAGCGATGGATATTGGTATGTTCTGGGATGGATATGACCTTGCGCGGGTTTTGTCGCGCGTTGTGAGGTTGGAATGA
- a CDS encoding lactate/malate family dehydrogenase translates to MKNIKLVRMGGTRKVAIVGAGYVGSSIAYALALRDIAREIVLIDVAYEKIDGEAQDIRHGIPSMGTVDLYAGDYEDCVDCDLIIITAGRNRRPGESRLDMTNENVKIMRNVVDSIKQYYTRGVIMVISNPVDILTHKVAEWMDLPDGMVFGSGCVLDTSRFVRCLADYVGLSTGVVNGVLVGEHGDGQVPLWSQVSIAGMPIAEYCEATGLPWDEEIRAQMARKTREMGGEIIRAKGRTHFGIATCVCYLADAILNQRPTIASVCSPLRGEHGVRGVSLSVPSVVGAMGVQQRIRDRWMPEEYRAFFDSVEKIREVLERVGESVGN, encoded by the coding sequence ATGAAAAACATAAAACTGGTTCGCATGGGCGGAACGCGCAAAGTAGCGATTGTTGGCGCCGGCTATGTTGGTTCCTCAATTGCCTATGCGCTGGCATTGCGCGATATTGCACGCGAGATTGTATTAATCGATGTTGCGTATGAAAAAATCGACGGCGAAGCGCAGGACATTCGGCATGGAATTCCCAGCATGGGTACAGTGGATTTGTATGCCGGTGATTACGAAGATTGTGTAGATTGTGATCTGATCATCATCACTGCGGGCAGAAATCGACGTCCCGGGGAATCGCGCCTGGATATGACCAATGAAAACGTAAAAATCATGCGTAATGTCGTGGACTCCATTAAACAATACTATACACGTGGCGTGATCATGGTAATCTCCAATCCTGTAGATATTTTGACGCACAAAGTGGCAGAATGGATGGATTTGCCAGATGGAATGGTCTTTGGTTCCGGCTGTGTACTGGACACGTCGCGGTTTGTTCGATGCCTGGCAGATTATGTTGGCTTAAGTACAGGCGTAGTGAATGGGGTTCTTGTAGGAGAGCACGGGGATGGACAGGTGCCACTGTGGAGCCAAGTGAGCATTGCAGGAATGCCGATCGCAGAGTATTGTGAAGCGACAGGATTGCCATGGGATGAGGAGATTCGTGCGCAGATGGCGCGAAAGACGCGGGAAATGGGCGGAGAAATCATTCGGGCAAAGGGAAGGACACATTTCGGAATTGCCACATGCGTATGCTATTTGGCAGATGCCATTTTAAACCAAAGGCCGACCATTGCCTCCGTTTGCTCTCCACTGCGGGGCGAACATGGTGTGCGAGGAGTCTCTCTTTCAGTTCCCTCTGTTGTTGGAGCGATGGGTGTGCAGCAACGCATTCGTGACCGTTGGATGCCAGAAGAATACCGTGCATTTTTTGACTCTGTTGAGAAGATTAGAGAGGTATTGGAACGCGTAGGCGAATCTGTAGGCAATTAA
- a CDS encoding SDR family oxidoreductase: MNLKNKNAIITGARRGIGRATVEVFAKNGANVWACARKQDDAFERDMEELSRVCGVWIKPVYFDMSSEAEIKAAVNLIRKDKKSINVLANIAGIVETSTSFTMTEMEKMHRVMDINFFAATLITQYVARLMMRQKYGSIVNVSSIAGLDGTPAQYEYVASKAAMTGATKHLARELAPYQIRVNAVAPGIVGTEMGDQMSMTLREDTLHRSAMGRPAKPEEIANVIAFLADDMASYITGQTIRVDGGI; this comes from the coding sequence ATGAATCTAAAGAATAAGAATGCCATCATTACAGGTGCCAGACGAGGCATTGGCAGAGCTACCGTCGAAGTTTTTGCAAAAAACGGTGCAAATGTTTGGGCGTGCGCGCGAAAACAGGATGATGCGTTTGAACGTGATATGGAAGAGCTTTCGCGCGTATGTGGCGTTTGGATTAAACCGGTGTATTTTGATATGTCAAGTGAAGCTGAGATTAAAGCTGCGGTTAATCTGATTCGCAAAGACAAGAAATCAATTAATGTATTGGCGAATATCGCTGGCATCGTTGAAACGAGTACGAGCTTTACGATGACAGAAATGGAAAAGATGCATCGTGTGATGGACATCAATTTTTTTGCGGCAACATTGATTACGCAGTATGTTGCCCGTTTGATGATGCGTCAGAAATACGGAAGTATCGTCAATGTATCCTCTATTGCTGGCTTGGATGGAACACCGGCTCAGTATGAATATGTGGCCAGCAAGGCTGCGATGACTGGCGCGACGAAGCATCTGGCGCGCGAATTGGCGCCTTATCAGATTCGTGTAAACGCGGTTGCTCCGGGAATTGTAGGAACCGAAATGGGCGACCAGATGAGTATGACGCTGCGGGAAGATACCTTGCATCGTTCAGCCATGGGCAGGCCGGCGAAGCCGGAAGAGATTGCCAATGTGATCGCATTTCTTGCTGATGACATGGCGAGCTATATCACAGGTCAAACGATCCGGGTAGATGGAGGAATATGA